GGCAACTACTCCTTTGACCCTTCTTGTCAAGGTCCCTCCCGTCCTGCAAAATTTAGCTGAAATCTCACCTTCTCCAAGAGGTCTTCCCTTGCCATGGCAACTCTTGCTTCTCAAACTCCTGTTACATGTACAGtttgtaccacatctttttttctgCCGTGGTCAGTATGTCCTCACCATCCACAAGGGAAGAGGCCTTTTGCAAATGTCCATATAATTTCTCCCTTGAAATTGGAATGCAGGGCACTTAGCTGGACATCAGTCTTGAAGCATGTAACATTCAGAGGTGACCTCAGAAGAATCATACATCACTGTCACAAAGCTTTAATGTATCATTCTTGAAGGAGTGAGATCATGGCTATTCATTCATAATATTCCAAACGCCTGCGGCTCTGTCCTTCAATTGTTCTGTCAGTCTTGTCTCCCTAACTCAACTGTGAGTAGTCAGCAGGGGGGTTCTTCTCTTCTTGACCCTAGAAGACCCTACTGTCTATAGTGTGTATAGATGCAGACATCCAATGAGTTAACTGTAGAAGGAAtatcagctccatgagggcagcaAGGGTGGTGACTGTCAAGTTCAGCATTGTCTCCTGGGTACCTGACAGAGAAAAGCATTTACGGAGTGAGTGCAGTGATCTGCACACCTTTATTTGAGGAGTACAGGATGTCATTCGGTTGGGTTTTCTTAGCGGGACTGTGTATGGAAGAAAGTTATAGTCACTTTGTCTACAGAATGAATCCTTAGTGGACGGTTAAGGGAGTTTAAGATGGTGGAGACATAAACCTAAGACAGAACATAGTCGATTGGGTTGACATGGGTTGGGAAACCATCTTCAGTGTTCTCTCGAAAATGGTAAGGAGGCATGGAAATAAAGGTAACTGTACTTTTTATCTCCttcttttcactgttttcatCTTTTAGATTCACCAAAACCACCAGTTGCTCCCAAGCCAAAGACTGCCAGCCCCCTCACGCCAGTGACGGCACCCAAATTCCCTTCGTCACCCCGGCCTGACGGTCTTCATAGTCCCAACTCCATGTCGAGGGGGCCCAAACCCCCCATTGCCCCTAAGCCCAGGCTGGATACCCCCAACGAGTGGAGGGCCAGCGTGTATATGATCAACAGCTTGAACAAGTGCAGCAACGGGAAGCTGCTTTGCGTAGACAGGGGGCTTTATGAAGAGCAGCCCTCCAACCTGGAGCGCCCCGAGGCCGAGGCCGACGAGGATTACATCGTGGTCCCCGGGGCTCCGCCGGCAGAGTGCGAACCCAGGGAGGAGGATTCTGTGGAGAATGATGTCACGGAGGCTCCGGACGCCACCGGGCAGGAGGAACTCCAGGAGGGAGGTGAGGAGGCAGGAGCTGCTGAGGGTGTGGCAGCCCCCGCTGAAGTGGCATTGAGTGGAGAGGGTGACACGGGTGTAGCCCCCACGCCGGAGAATGGGGGGGCGGATGACGGTGCCCAAGACCCAGGGGCGGAGGAACAGAAGCTCCCgagtgaggaggaagagaagctgGTGGAAGAACACAGCATGTACAGCGTGAAGGACACGGGCCCTGGGGATGGAGAGGCGGTCTTCCCGAGCGATATCATTCTAACTCAAGTCAACTCAGAGGGCCCAGCAGCTCCTGGCGAGGAGCCCGGCCCCCCTGGGACACCCCGGGAGGCCGAGGAGGATGGTGAGGAGGGCTCTGCCACTGCAGAACCAGCGACACCGGACGAGTGTTCGGATTCCAATGGGCCCACCAAGCGGGGTGCTGAAGGTGCCAGTGAGGAACCCCTGGAGAAGGAGGGGTTGGCCACAGGCATCCAGGAGGTGCAGATAGCTACACACAGCCCTGAAATCTCTGAAGAAGGGTGTGAAGATGCCCCAGGTGACGGCACCCAGGATGAACCCCATGAccaagatgagaaaactgaccaAGAAGAAATGGCAGCAGTCACCCACGAGGTGGGAGACAACACTCAAGAAGGTGAACACACTGTGCAGGACGAACCTGCCGAGGAGAGCTGCCAGATCATTCCTTTCGAGAATGACGGGCTGGACGACTTCATGACTTCCCTCTCAGGAAGTCCCTATGAGTTCTTCCCAACTGAGAGCACCTCTTTCTGTAGCGAAAGCTACTCTTCTTTTTCTGAGCCAGCCAAAGACTTGGAGTCAGAGCAGGAACCCAAGTCGGCGGTGTGTGCAAAGCAGGACGCCATGGCTGGAACTTTATGTGGTCAGTGTGGCTCCCCGCAGGGTGGCACTAGGGAGGATCCCTCTGCCCCTGATGTGGTGGTCCTGCCGGAGGATGAGGACGCCACAGATGACGCACTCACCAACCCCTATGAGATGGGAGTCGAACTGCCATGTGGGGATGAGCCTGGAGGAGAGAATCCTGAGCCACAGGCTGCGTCCGACACCCTGAATGGTTACGGCCTGAAAGACGTGAATTCGGATGCTGAGGGCAGCCTGGCTCCCATGGACAGGAAGAGCATCATCTCAAGGGCCAGGCCCCACTCTGGGAAAGTGGCTGGCTACGTCCCAGAAACCGTCCCGGAAGAAAGTGGACCAGACCCTGGCTCATCAGCCATTGGCATTGGAGGTGCCACTGAGGAGCCAAGAAAGATGGTTTTGTCGTTGGAGGGGAAGCCGCTGGAAGCCAGCTGGGCCTTGCCGGCAAAGCCCAGAGCCTTCACTCTATACCCTCGGTCATTCTCTGTGGAAGGCCGAGAGATACCGGTCTCCGTGTACCGGGATCCAGAGGCATCTGGCTTAGATGACCATTGGATCAAAAGGAAAGACGACAATCTCTCTCTACCCTGTGTGATTGGCTCCTCAGGGAGTTTCTCCCAGAGGAACCACCTTCCATCCAGTGGCACCTCAACTCCATCTTCCGTGGTCGACATCCCACCACCTTTCGACCTGGCCTGCATCACCAAAAAGCCCATCACGAAGAGCTCTCCCTCACTCCTGATCGAGAGCGAGCCCCCGGACAAGCACAGCAAGAAGAAGAAGTCGTCCTTTAAGCGGTTCCTGGCTCTGACGTTTAAGAAAAAGACCGAGAACAAAGTGCACGTGGATGTCAACGTGTCTTCTTCCAGGTCCTCTTCAGAATCCAGCTACCACGGGCCTTCCCGGCTTCTGGAAATTGACCGCAGGAGCCTCAGTAACTCCCCTCAGCTTAAGGCCAGGACAGGCAAGCTGCGGGCTTCCGAATCGCCCTCTTCCCTCATCTTCTACAGGGACAGCAAGAGGAAAGGCGTCCCCTTCAGCAGGACAGTGTCCCGAGTGGAGTCCTTCGAAGACCGCTCCCGGCCCCCCTTTCTGCCCTTGCCCCTGACCAAGCCCCGGTCCATCTCATTCCCCAACGCCGACACTTCGGACTATGAGAACATTCCAGCCATGAACTCCGACTATGAGAATATCCAGATTCCGCCCCGAAGGCCTGCGAGGGCTGGGACATTTACGAAGCTGTTTGAGGATCAGAGCAGAGCCCTGTCCACAGCAAACGAAAATGATGGCTATGTGGACATGAGCAGCTTCAACGCCTTCGAAAGCAAGCAGCAGAGTGCAGAACAGGAGGCGGAAAGGTACTGTGAACTTCGTTTCCTTTGTTGTTCAGCTAGTGTCACTGTCCCAGAGGCAGGCTTAGGTGTAGGGGACAGACGGGACTTGCTTGTTAGCCTCAGGCtctctttctagctgtgtgactggtGTGAGTGGCTTTACCTCACTGAGCTTCAGTTActttgtctgtgaaatgggattcACGCTACCTCGCTGACAGAGGGTTGGAGACGATCAGAGTAGATAATCCCTGTGAAAGTATTGTCTAAAATGCCAACTTCAGTACAAATGTGAGCATGTGTATTTGCATTATTTGGGTGCTGTTTCTCATCTAGGTAGATGGCTTTGCTTACTCCCCTCTGGGAAAGTCACCAAGAGAGAAGGTTCTGGAATCTTGCCAAACTAAATATCTTTCACCATCAGGAAAATACCCTCAATTGAGATTGATACCTTTTTATTGTGTAAATATACATTCTATTGAAGGGAACTAGAAAAGACAACTTAAACTGTTTAAAACGCCGCAGGTGCCCTGAGCTAAATTTCTGAATAGAAGGCTTTAAGAGGAACATCCAAGGTGATGGGGATGGGGGACCTCACTCATCTTTGAAGGGAGAGTGAAACACTGGAATTATTGACAACAGTGGGGGTTTTCTGACCCCATCTTCCCAAGGCTGACTGAATGCCCTCATTAATCATCCCAAGTGGGTAATTGCCAAATCTTGCTGTTCCTTATACATTGTGGATGCAACTGAAGGGTGATGCATTTCAATCTCAACCAGTTACACTCTTTGGAGGCACCTGATTGAATTAATGAAAAGCCAAAGTGgttgtgatttttaaaggaaatcctGTTTCTTTCCCCTCGTGTGCACTAACTTAGCTCCGTCCCACACAGCTGTTGCTGCCAGGGCCTCCTAGGAGACCTGCAGTAATGAATTTGCAATTAGCATTAGCTGTCACTGGAGTATAGACACTTAAAAGTGTTTGTATGGTTTATTCTCTTGAGGTTTTTTACATGGTTCCCCACCCTGGTTCTATCTTCTTCCTACCCCACGCCTGCGCAAGGCTATTAATGAATCCTTTCTAGGAAGAAAGGGTTTGTTGGCTGGAGCAGAGGTAAAGAACAGCACTGCTGGAGGGACTGAGTTTCGTTTGGATGATGTGGATGTGTGCGAACTCTTAGAGGACGAGTGGGGCAGAGCCCACAAGGTCATTGCATTAATAGTCATCAGCAGGGTTTGATGAGACCCAACCCTAGCTTGAGTGCCTCTTAGCACTAAGGAAAATAGAACCAAGCTTTGAAACCATAAAATCTCCATGCCAAAAAGAATCTCAAAGGGCATATGGTCAAACCTCCCACCTCTCACAGGTCTCTCTCTTAACCCACTCTGTACGTGAACTCCTCAAGCCGCAGGGAACTCACCACCTCCCAGAGCTGCCTCCTATGTCGCTAGGTACTCTGATTAAGTTTTTTTTGTGAGGCAAAAGCTACCTCCCACTAATATCCCTATCCAACTCATGCTGGCGAATCTTCTTGAGCCAGGTGAGCGAGCCCTTTTCCTCTTTTGTGTGACAGCCCTTCAGAAGTTGAAATCTGCTTCTgtagaatcacagaattttataaCTGGAGGGGAACTTCAGACAATATTTGGTCttgttacagaggaggaaactgaggcacaaagagggaAAGGGATTTGCCTAAGGTCTCTCAGCAATTTAGTGGAGAAATCAGTTCTAGAACTCAGATTTCCTGAGTCCTGGTTCAGGAATTTGCAGTGAATTATGCTAAGAGATGCCAGGTCTGGCTGTACCTACTGCACAGACAACCCAGGGCCAGTCACCTTTTAGTCTGCATTCGCCTTTAGTGCCCCCTGGGGTTGTGCAGTGCACAGGCTACTTGCTCTATGCAAAGGCACTGTTGGCTTGATCTGTACttttccaaaaaacaaagaagaattcTTCATCCAAACTAATGTGACAATAGGGAATAAAATACCCCCCAAAAAGCTAAGGCTACCATATCTTGACTGCTTTCTGTGTGCTAGGTGCTTCCCCTACATTAGCTCACATTTGATACTACAGCCTGGGGCCTTGGTTGCATATCCTGAACTGTCAGGCTCCGAATTTCAAAAGCATTGTTGCCCTGCTCTGATGCTATTTTACTGAAGGCCAGACTGACTGGGAGGAATCTGTGCAGGAACCACATCCTCTTGGACAGCAGTCAGTGAGTGAGCAAAGCTCTCTTCCGTTTTCCTGCATGAAACAGATGGAAGCAGAGGGGGAGAAAAATCCCCGCTTTGGGCTGGAACAGGTCTGGGCAAGGGAGGCTTCAGACACATCAAATTGAGAGGCATGAGGGACTGCcatggcggggtgggggggcccaCTGCTGCTTCCCCTGAATGCAAGCGTTGAGAGTCCAGTGGAGAGGTGCTGCTCATCTAAGACACGTGCCCAGGGCTGCTTCCGCTTGGACAGGACGAGAAAGTGGGGAGGCAgttccttcctccttctgctgCTTGCCGTGCCCCACACCTTGCTTGAGTGTGAGGATCAGAGGCAGAAACCCAAACAAATATCAACAGTCCTGAAAGAGCCCAGGACAGTGCATCGCATCGGGAGGTGCGGGTTCAAAGCCCACGTAGTCACTGACTTGCTGTGGCATCTTGGAGAGGGCTGGGCCACAGGTTGCTCATTTGTACAATGGTAAGGTGGGAGCAGATCTGTATTTCTCAGCCGTTCACCTTTCCTGTACcacctttatatttctgtgacaCCAGCTATACTCGCGTTTActtaatatttgtctttaaagCAGTCCATCTTTTTTACTTAACCAAAAATActttgaaaggaaattttatgtCACTATTGGGAAGTAGAAAAACAGTATCAGTTGCCATGCACAGAAGGCAATTGTACAaataagatacaaagaaaaataaaataacggGTAGGGTAAGGTCTGTCTTGAGGTTATTACTTGCCAAGGCTGTGAGCGGGAGGCCCAATCCCTTTGTTAAACCCTGAGAGGTGGTAAAGACACGCTGGCACCACACAGAGACTTTCTACTTGACGTAATCAGAGGGATTCAGAAGGACTGAAAAGAGAATAACTCTCCCATGGTGTGATTCAGTGTTATGTAAATCCAAATCCTTTTTTCCACTAAAAGTACATCCCTTCAAGAAACAGTGAGTATATAATAGAATTCAGAGAGCCCTTAGGGACCCCTGAATCAGCACAGCAGCTCAGGGGCTCATGGGTGATGATAAGagtttcttctatgcagttatTGCTTCTGAGATTTGTATACACAGATAGTAACATTTTAGGGCCTATAATGATATTAACAATCTTCTATCTTACAATATAAAATTCTATGCATTGTTACCTATGTACATTTTCTCCATGGTGTCGAAAAAGCTTTCGTCATTCTTTAGTTTCAAGTGTAtccccaaacattttttttcccctgaattgACCctcatgcaaaaaacaaaaacaaaaaaaacactagaAATCTAGTCTAACGCCCTTACCTTTCAAATAGGATGTTTTGGTTGGGGGAATCTAGTCTTTACTTCTGAATATCCCATGGCACCTCAGTATGTTGGTTATGCACCTGgagcttaataaatgtgtgttgatgACCGGGGATTTTATGATTCCATGGGAGTTGGTGATTTTGAGCTTTACAGGGGTTCCAGAAAGAActatcatttattaagtgcctgccTTCAGCAACATAGTGCTAGGtgcttttaatacatttattaaatacccatTTAGTGCAAAACACTACAAAAACTGGTTTGTCCTAAGTGTCTCATTTAAAGCTCCATAATTGTCTGTTTTTTGCATGATGTTGAGTCTACCTTAATCACAGCATTATACATCAGCACAGACCCCTGATGCCACTTTCCTCCaacatttcattatgaaaacatTCAAACTTACAGAGAAAAGTCAAGTTTTTACAGTGAATGTCTATATGCCCACCTCCTAGATTATACCATTAACATATTGCCACGCTAGCTTTCTGCCATCTCTTTCCGTCCATTGCCCTCCCTCTGTTAATGCATATTGTTTTTGCTGTATGTATGGCCACTTTTTATGTTGACTGATGAGGACACTGCAGCCTGAGGTGGACCTGTGCGAGCACAGTGGGGAAGCATGTAGACGTTTGAGCCAAGCTGCCTGGGTGTCAGTCTACCTGCCACCACTTACTGTGTATGTAACCTGAGAAAAGTTACttacctctctctgcctcagtttctttatctgtaaaaggggatgataataccctgtttccccaaaaacaagacctagctggacaatcagctctaatgcatcttttggagcaaaaattaatataagacccggtatcctATCCGATCCGATCCGATCCAATCCGATCCGCTAAGATTGGTtctcatattaagttttgctccaaaagacccattagagctgattgtccagctggtcttattttcggggaaacacggtaatacccGCCCCACCACGTCATTGAGACTACACGAGTTAATACAGCACAGAGTGAAATGATCAGTAAGCATTAGCTGTTATTAAGTGACATTATCAAGGTCACATAGTGATGGATGCAGGATCCGAATTTGATTCGAGAGCCGTGGGTGGAGCATCTGGTCCCTGTCACTGTGGGGGTGTCTCTCTatctttgtctgtctctctcaggGCTATTCTTCTGTACATGTGTGACTCAGTGTTCAGGACATCACGTCAATAAAACTGGGACCATGAACTTGCGAGCTTTGGCTGTGGGGTGTGGTGTCAGCATTACCTCTGACTCCCGCATGAGCTAGGGTCAGCGCTGCAGACAACAGCCTGAGAAGTATTGATGTGTCGTCATTACACATCAAGGACCCCAAGGACAACAGGACCAGGGGTTTTGTGATTCCATCATCATGACAGGAATGCTGTCTCTGTGACTTGGATGATAGCTACTGTTGCACTTGTAATTCACATTAGGAATTTCcagtccccattttccaggtgagaaaactgaagcccagtgAAGTGATATGAACTGTCCTCTGTCACACAGGTAGGAAGTAGCCAAACCAAGATTCGAACCTGTCTTTCTGACCCTGAGTCCAGTATTCTTTCCATTACCCGTGTTCTGTTGTTGCAAGATGGCAAAATGTTAGCTGGTGGTCTTCATCC
This Rhinolophus sinicus isolate RSC01 linkage group LG10, ASM3656204v1, whole genome shotgun sequence DNA region includes the following protein-coding sequences:
- the FGD5 gene encoding FYVE, RhoGEF and PH domain-containing protein 5, translated to MNRADSPKPPVAPKPKTASPLTPVTAPKFPSSPRPDGLHSPNSMSRGPKPPIAPKPRLDTPNEWRASVYMINSLNKCSNGKLLCVDRGLYEEQPSNLERPEAEADEDYIVVPGAPPAECEPREEDSVENDVTEAPDATGQEELQEGGEEAGAAEGVAAPAEVALSGEGDTGVAPTPENGGADDGAQDPGAEEQKLPSEEEEKLVEEHSMYSVKDTGPGDGEAVFPSDIILTQVNSEGPAAPGEEPGPPGTPREAEEDGEEGSATAEPATPDECSDSNGPTKRGAEGASEEPLEKEGLATGIQEVQIATHSPEISEEGCEDAPGDGTQDEPHDQDEKTDQEEMAAVTHEVGDNTQEGEHTVQDEPAEESCQIIPFENDGLDDFMTSLSGSPYEFFPTESTSFCSESYSSFSEPAKDLESEQEPKSAVCAKQDAMAGTLCGQCGSPQGGTREDPSAPDVVVLPEDEDATDDALTNPYEMGVELPCGDEPGGENPEPQAASDTLNGYGLKDVNSDAEGSLAPMDRKSIISRARPHSGKVAGYVPETVPEESGPDPGSSAIGIGGATEEPRKMVLSLEGKPLEASWALPAKPRAFTLYPRSFSVEGREIPVSVYRDPEASGLDDHWIKRKDDNLSLPCVIGSSGSFSQRNHLPSSGTSTPSSVVDIPPPFDLACITKKPITKSSPSLLIESEPPDKHSKKKKSSFKRFLALTFKKKTENKVHVDVNVSSSRSSSESSYHGPSRLLEIDRRSLSNSPQLKARTGKLRASESPSSLIFYRDSKRKGVPFSRTVSRVESFEDRSRPPFLPLPLTKPRSISFPNADTSDYENIPAMNSDYENIQIPPRRPARAGTFTKLFEDQSRALSTANENDGYVDMSSFNAFESKQQSAEQEAESAYTEPYKVCPISAAAPKEDLTSDEEQGSSEEEDSAARDPSLPHKVEGQSRAHVIAQELLSSEKAYVEMLQHLHLDFHGAVMRALDEMDQEGKDTLAREELRRGLSELPAVLDLHVGMLEELGERLLHWEDQQKVADVFLAREQEFEHHAAHILQYDRYLSLLAENCLHSPRLAAVVREFEQSQQGGGQNMKHRLLRVVQRLFQYQVLLTDYLNNLCPDSAEYDNTQGALTLISKVTDHANDSMEQGENLQKLVHIEHSVRGQGDLLQPGREFLKEGTLMKVTGKNRRPRHLFLMSDVLLYTYPQKDGKYRLKNTLAVASMKVSRPVMEKVPYALKIETPESCLTLSASSCAERDEWHGCLSRALPEDYKAQALAAFHHSVEMRERLGVSLGERPPTLVPVTHVMMCMNCGCDFSLTLRRHHCHACGKIVCRNCSRNKYPLKYLKDRMAKVCDGCYGELKKRGGDVPGLMRERPVSMSFPLSSPRFSSSAFSSVFHSINPSTFKKQKKVPSALTEVAASGEGSAISGYLSRCKKGKRHWKKLWFVIKGKVLYTYMASEDTVAMESMPLLGFTIAPEKEEGSNEVGPVFHLYHKKTLFYSFRAEDTNSAQRWIEAMENASVL